The window AAGCAACAAATAATTTCCACTTTTCTAACAAAGCCATAAATccgatataattatataaagcaATCTCTTAATAGCTAAGTCACTTGCAACCTTTTCTGACAACCATAATCAGACTATAAATAACAAGACAAAAGGAGCTCTCATAAGCATGATCTAGAATAGTAGCACAATTGGCAGAACCGCAGAAGGTTTGGTGCTCGACTGCAATTTTGTTATCTTATAAGTACaattttgcataatttcttCTTGTTCATAAATATCAGTAGCTACAAACATCTTTTCTTCATATGAGAGAGAACATCGAAAGTCCacacattatatatttaaaaacattATATACTGCAACATGAGcacattatatattaaaaaacatgaGTTGCTAACCaagttaaattatttaaataactttATTTTATGAGTCTTGGACAGTAGAAACAACATTGAACTTGCTGAAGAACCTGCCATATATAGCAATACTGCAATATGCCTTCAAAATTACCTGCCTATAAACCCCCGAGACAGTCCTTGAGGAAGTGTGCGAGAAATCGCCCGAGTAGCGGTTGGCCTTGCATTAATTGCTAGATATTTTACCATCTGTGCAGTGCTCACTAAGCCCTACAAGAATTTACTATGTCAAATTAAGTTAATACACATTTAAAAACCACAAAAATAATACACTGTACCATTTCACAGGCCTGCCGAATTCCTGCTGGTAAATCTATCATTGTCTTCTGCCATTCGTTCAATACTGCTTTAATAAGTTCCCTATCGAACAGCTGTAAGAAATTGATGCAAATTAATGAGTATGAACATATATCAACATCAAGgtataataaaaagaaaaggtGTTTGTCATTGTGCTTCACAAGCTGCTAACCTCTGGAAGAACCATCCTTCTCCTAAACAGGCCACCctcatcaccatcatcatcctcatcgaAGTCATCAAAGTagtcatcatcatcaccatTGTCGTCTCCCCCATCACCACCACCAAAATTTATACTTTTCCCAATATTCCCACCACCTCCGCCAATTGCAAGCTGGAAGATTGCAGAGAGTTTCAGTGTCAGATGTCCAGAGATACAAAGTTAGCAACAAATAAATGCACACTGAAGTTACTGTACAAAACAAAAGGACTGTGATTCTAAAGGAATTTATAGTAGTAAAAATATACTGTATATGGTTTTATAGTAAGCTATGATTGAGTACAATTGCAAAGTCACTATTAGGTCCATTCCATTCCAGTAATAACATGTCACAGTTGCAGATAATAGTAAGCAACCAATAAAAATTAGTAAAGTTACTGTCCAAAGCAAAAGGACTTTGATCCCAAAGAAATCGGTAATAGTTAAATATATTAAGTTTTTAGCATCAAAAATCTCAGATCGGGTATGGTTGCACAACCTCTATTAAGTCCATTCCGGCAATAACATGTCAGACCAACAACTATGATCTGCAAATATATGACCATGTCGAAAACTAAGATAGTTTGAAATAAGAACACTGGACCTACCAATTGCCAAAAAtgccaaataaaaaaaaaaggaaacaagaaattAATTCTGtctaaaactttttaaaatatattctggAAATATTTCTCCTGCAGCTATTTTGTGGTTATAGGTATACTAGTCAAGTAACAATTTAGCTCTCGCCAAAACCTATAACCAACTTTTGCCACCACATCACGCTCAACATTATATCCAACATTCCAAATTGCCCCTGTTTTAAGCATTTTGCAACTTATGAGCCAGGACTAGCAATGGTGTGGCAAAATGAGTCCCTGTTgggtaaatatattttaaaaaattattccaAGAATATGAGTGAGCGCTGTGTTTCTATCAATCAGTTTGTAGTCGCCACTTCTATGCCAAGTCATGTTTTAGAAATGTTTTCGCTTGCTTCTTTCCAATTTAGTTAGAGGCCTAGCtaaccttcgaattaatttcaGAAAATCAAAAGCCATTACCCAAACTAAATTCAGCTAAAACTATGAACAAATTCACCTACCTAGCAACAAACCCGAACATACAATACAAGCCGTTAATCTACCTATGTATGCACTTCAGCTAAATTAATACAGCTATTATATTGAAAAACTATATTGGAAAACAGTAACACTATTCCAGTTAATTCACCTATCTATTCATCCATTTTAGCTAAACAAATACAACAATCATCCCGAAAAGTCAACAAACAAACCTCAGGACTGGACTTGGTCTGCTTCTGCGTCAAATCGAGCTTCGATTTCTCCAACGTCGTGGCACCGCTAAACGCTCCGTACTGCCCTCCCTTCATAACCGGGCCATACAAAACCCCCGACGACGACGACGCCGCTGAATCACTCGCCAAACACCTCTCCAGTCCTTTAATTGCGTCGTCATCAACCACCGGCGCCGACGACGAAGCTCTCACAACAATTCTACCTATCCGGAGCTTAATCGGAGCCCTGAACGGCCGGAAAAACGAGACTCTGGAGGGCGATAGAGGTAATTCTGGAGAAAACAAGGGCTTGTTACAAGCTGGAATTGGGGAGATAGGGACTGTTTGAAATATTGTGCGagacatttttaattttttcgagTTTAGGGTTTGAATAGATAGGGTGATGTTTGGGGGTTAAATTTCCATAAATGAGTGCGAGAGAGAGAGGATTAGTTTAGTTTGGAAGGCTTCTCTCTAGAGtatttttagagagagaaagaggggaAATAAGGAGGGTGATGTTTGGGTTTTGATGGAGTTGGATGGATGGCCCGTTTAGGCGATAAACCCAATCTCTTCCCTCACTCGGTAACTCGGATGGAACTCGGTTTTGTAACCGTTTAACTACtttgtattttgttttttcggtttggctagtgtgtgcccatgggcacatgctaagcactaacattaataaaaatggatggttttgattggtgtggttgttgtaactgtagggggtccaccattattaaagaaggtaagACAATAGAAACCTTCcgatttcataaattttggtgcttagtgtgtgcccatggacacaccatagaaaaaccgttgtttttttactacatacccaaatatttttaaaaaatatatttatacatgcaAGTACTCAAATGTAAATTGAATTAGACAAATTACAAATTCAGGTGTGGGATAATCCAACACAATCCGAAACCCGACGTGAACCTGACTgagaaaaatacaaattaataaatatgaatatattgttaatagtattattttaatacaaactTTCTTAGAAATGATAACCCGAAAAAATACGAATTAGAATAATCATATGTATTTTCTGTGAATAagttatgattaaattaaaaaaaattatgagagCTGTCTCATTTTGTTTGTGTATTccaaatttattttgttcaaaTTCTTGTTAACAAATTTGAATGTTTTTCAAAGATTAATATTTGTTGATTCCAATATTGAGTGGCAAGAGTTAggatttttgttatatttatttcaGATTCGGAATTTACAAAcgatttttctatggtgtgcccatcaacacatgctaagcgcggaaatttttgtgttTGGATATTTTGATTGACTCTACttcttaataatgatggaccccgCTACAAATACACCAATCACACCGATCAAAATGATCTAAATACGAAAATTTTCGTGCCCATGGCACACACAGAGACAAACCTTTTTACAACCCCCGTTTCAGATTTTCCTGAATAGTTTTAAAGATTCACCTACGCGTGCTTAATTTGATGAAAAGATACAAGTAGCACTTGCCCAAAGCCAATGTAAAACTTGATATCTGACTTCACTCATCCTTTACTTGTTTATCGGAAGACAATATGATGAAGCTGCAAAACTTGTGTAGGAAACATAACAAAACAGAATCTTTACATTCTACTCTTAAGGCCATCCTTTTCTGTATTGTTCACAAAATTTTCACCTATAAAACCTTCCATCTCAATTCTCTGTTTCAAAGATTTAAGGACCTTCTCTTCTTGATCTCGTCTCTTAACCAAACAACAAACTTCAGCACAATGTCTTTGCCCCCTCGTCCTCGTGTTGTCGTAAATGGAGTCCAGAGAATGAGAAGAAACCATTACTACTGGTGTCCACATTGCCAAAGAACAATACGGTTGCCCACTTCTCAAATTTGTTGCCCCCTTTGCCTATGCGACTTATGGTACGAGTTTGATGTGTCAAGACCTAGGGGTCTGTTGGATGTCTATGGATCATCGAGACGCGCTGCACCTGCTGCATTAGACTACTTAAATCTCATGCTGGAGCCAAACTCATTCCATCCACTTAATCTTAATTATGAGAGCAGATTTGATGACATTGTTCTTCGGGTGGGAGGACCTCCTCGGCCTCCAAGATACGTCCCTCCACGCGAAACCTTGCATGTTCAGGAGGAACCTGCAGAGCCTTCAGTGGATGAAGTGATGGAAGAATTGAGGCCAGGGCCAGCTCCAGCACCAGCTTCTGCCATTGAAGGATTACCTATACTGACTCTTGGACCGTCGCATTTGATCAGTGACTCTCATTGTCCTGTTTGTAAAGATGCATTCGAAGTTGGTGGGGAAGCAAAAGAGCTACCTTGTAGACATTTCTACCATTCAGATTGCATCGTTCCTTGGCTGCATCTACATAATTCATGTCCAGTATGCCGATATCAGCTACCAGACGATCCCTCAAACAATGACGACCGAGATGATCAATATCCTACACAAGCAGCCAGAAACTCGGTGAACTGGAGTTGGAGGCAAGTATTACACTTACTGTGGCCTTTCAGTTTGCTCTCTAATTGGAGATCTGCTCCTAGAGGTCAGTTTTAGCACTTGATAAATCATTCTAAATGCCATAAATCTGCAATTATGGCACATATAGTGTGTAACAAATCTTGTACATACATGTGCAGATAGTCCGTGGTGGACGATTTTTTAGCTAGCTCTCGCTTTCCGTCACCATGGCCAGGTAAGTTTAGACCAAAGTACCACTTATGGTGGATACTTGGCTCACTGTCATTTATATATACCTTGGACTTGTTCTAGAATGTCAAGTACAAAACTATAATTGCAGTGACAACTGACAACAATGTAGAGGGACAGAGATGCAGTTCTTGTGTTTTGTTTTCTTAACTAATCCCTCTTGCAGGTGTTGTGTTTCGCTTTGTGCAGATAATTAACCTCTCTGTAAGTAATGCAGTTTTGTTTGCAAAGCTTGCATATAGCTTATACAGATCTCCATCAAACTCGACGATTGGCCACAAACACTAGATGCTCCAACTCTAATCTGTCTCGGTCGAAATTCAGAATATGCACTGTGTAATCATTTCATGTATTGTTATCTACCATTTCACTCAACACGTCTGTGAACTACAGTTATGTTCGAAATATAGAACAGTCGAAGTTTCTTTGCTTTTGTATATGTTTTGCTAAACCCGCAGTGCAGATGCTCAAGAAGAACTCTTACAATTTACATTTACTTTATACTACTAGGTCTCCTTGAACTACTGCACCGGAGCACTAGTCTGGGATAACCAACATCTTCACTTATTCCCTTAGGGAAAACTTTCGGATGTTTACATGTTATGAGGATGTATGATAGAAGGCCTGCCACTTTTTGGCTTCAACCTAcaacttcttcatttttttttttgtaaattttatgcCCCAAAAAGAACTTCCCAAAACACTTTGACCATGTTAACGAGAGAAAAACTGCAAGATGTGATCTCTTGATTGCTTGAAACAGCCAAATGCCGATGGTTTGAGAAGACAGCTGCTAACTCTACACCCAGCACAACTGATGCAATGTCAAGAGCATGAAGATCAAGAACGTCCAAGTCTTCGAAGA of the Daucus carota subsp. sativus chromosome 4, DH1 v3.0, whole genome shotgun sequence genome contains:
- the LOC108219418 gene encoding probable E3 ubiquitin-protein ligase RHY1A — encoded protein: MSLPPRPRVVVNGVQRMRRNHYYWCPHCQRTIRLPTSQICCPLCLCDLWYEFDVSRPRGLLDVYGSSRRAAPAALDYLNLMLEPNSFHPLNLNYESRFDDIVLRVGGPPRPPRYVPPRETLHVQEEPAEPSVDEVMEELRPGPAPAPASAIEGLPILTLGPSHLISDSHCPVCKDAFEVGGEAKELPCRHFYHSDCIVPWLHLHNSCPVCRYQLPDDPSNNDDRDDQYPTQAARNSVNWSWRQVLHLLWPFSLLSNWRSAPRDSPWWTIF